A window from Akkermansia muciniphila encodes these proteins:
- a CDS encoding tyrosine-type recombinase/integrase, with the protein MRKVPKTNKLKYVGTALLEGESVTLTQAARLVLEIKEALGDEICTINRCREVVTLGLNAIKNKHHTVSFGTAATECLRSKSHRRPRTLTDIKSIIHKLKKSNPELEETPLRNLTVEECQSILMNTFTTSRQRHKARLILSGIFSFSVKRGWCDENPILRVDTPFLREQEIPALGLKDVTLLLKTCMNEFDGSCVAGAALMIFAGIRPQEVERLLWENIAIRDGCVILNSKHTKTGGARHVTILPVLAKWLKFCRDRTKPGPNTPICPKGWTIKWRKIRRNAGWGGRKRSWVPDCLRHTYASYHAKHFKDYNLLQMEMGHRSSSLLRTRYLNMKGISPQTATRFWGLTPAKVISETEPPEEQTQ; encoded by the coding sequence ATGAGAAAAGTACCGAAAACGAATAAACTAAAATATGTTGGAACCGCTCTTCTGGAAGGGGAATCAGTCACCCTGACCCAGGCGGCACGGCTGGTATTGGAAATCAAGGAAGCCCTGGGGGATGAAATCTGCACCATCAACCGGTGCAGGGAAGTTGTCACCCTGGGGCTGAACGCCATCAAGAACAAACACCATACCGTCAGCTTCGGGACGGCGGCCACGGAATGCCTGCGTTCCAAAAGCCACCGCCGCCCCCGGACGCTGACGGACATCAAGAGCATCATTCATAAACTCAAGAAGAGCAATCCGGAACTGGAGGAAACTCCCCTCAGGAACCTCACCGTGGAAGAATGCCAGAGCATTCTGATGAATACGTTCACCACGTCACGCCAGCGGCACAAGGCGCGGCTGATCCTGAGCGGAATCTTCTCCTTCTCTGTCAAGCGCGGCTGGTGTGATGAAAATCCCATCCTCCGCGTAGACACCCCCTTCCTGCGGGAACAGGAAATCCCGGCCCTGGGACTGAAGGACGTCACCCTGCTCCTCAAAACATGCATGAATGAATTCGACGGGAGCTGCGTAGCCGGAGCCGCCCTGATGATTTTTGCAGGCATCCGCCCGCAGGAAGTGGAGCGGCTGCTCTGGGAGAACATCGCCATCCGGGACGGCTGCGTGATTCTGAACTCCAAGCACACCAAAACCGGGGGCGCCCGGCATGTCACCATCCTGCCCGTTCTAGCCAAATGGCTCAAATTCTGCCGTGACAGAACCAAGCCGGGGCCGAATACGCCCATCTGCCCCAAGGGCTGGACGATCAAGTGGCGCAAGATCCGCAGGAACGCGGGCTGGGGCGGCAGAAAAAGATCATGGGTGCCGGACTGCCTGCGGCACACCTATGCCAGCTACCACGCCAAGCACTTCAAGGACTACAACCTGCTGCAGATGGAAATGGGGCACCGCTCCTCCTCACTGCTCCGCACCCGGTACCTGAACATGAAGGGCATTTCCCCGCAAACGGCCACGCGCTTCTGGGGACTCACTCCGGCCAAGGTGATTTCGGAAACGGAACCTCCGGAGGAACAGACGCAATAA
- the speA gene encoding biosynthetic arginine decarboxylase translates to MAASKEGIKQKVRGWSHHDSADLYGIDDWGNGYFRINKKGEVTVRLNDEDGGKKDISLCDLLEGLNERGTTVPVLFRFRDLLRSRIAELNESFRKAIKEADYQGKYQGVYPIKVNQQRQVVEEIAEFGTKYDYGLEAGSKPELIAAMAHMHNPNAYLICNGYKDDEFIDLALTAQKMGLNIFIVLEMPSELDAILARARKMDIRPNLGVRIKLAAKGSGLWQESAGDKSVFGLNAAQVVDVVDKLKQMDSLDCLKLLHYHQGSQIPNISVVREGLTEAARIYVDLVKEGAPLGTLDMGGGLAVDYDGSKTNFHSSCNYSIAEFARDVVEVVGDMCTKYEVPHPTLVTESGRAVVAYYSVLVFNVLDVTSAPGEEPPPDLPEDAPELLKAFADTDRTLARKNMQECYNDACYYRDQLRAQFFYGNATLRQRGLGEAYYWHILSRISRMLAEMETIPEDLRELSCSMVDFYYGNFSLFQSLPDSWAIRQLFPVMPLHRLNERPTNKAVLADITCDCDGKIDHFIDREDVATALPLHAIKPGEDDYYIGVFLVGAYQETLGDLHNLLGDTNVVGVHLEGGRPVYTHEVEGDTVADVLSYVEYDPKELINKFRTFAEQAVADGKISPSERRRALEVFRSGLNGYTYYEL, encoded by the coding sequence ATGGCAGCATCCAAAGAAGGCATCAAGCAGAAAGTCCGGGGCTGGAGTCATCATGATTCCGCAGATTTGTACGGCATTGACGACTGGGGCAACGGATATTTCCGGATTAACAAGAAAGGGGAGGTCACCGTACGCCTGAATGACGAGGACGGCGGGAAGAAGGACATCAGCCTGTGCGACCTGCTGGAGGGCCTGAATGAGCGCGGCACCACCGTTCCGGTGCTGTTCCGTTTCCGCGACCTGCTGCGCAGCCGCATTGCGGAGCTGAACGAGAGCTTCCGGAAGGCGATTAAGGAGGCGGATTACCAGGGCAAGTACCAGGGCGTGTATCCCATCAAGGTGAACCAGCAGCGGCAGGTGGTGGAGGAGATCGCGGAGTTCGGCACCAAGTATGATTACGGGCTGGAAGCCGGTTCCAAGCCGGAGCTGATTGCCGCCATGGCGCACATGCATAATCCCAACGCCTACCTGATCTGCAACGGCTACAAGGATGACGAGTTTATTGACCTGGCGCTGACGGCCCAGAAAATGGGGCTGAATATTTTCATCGTGCTGGAGATGCCTTCCGAGCTGGACGCCATTCTGGCACGAGCCCGGAAGATGGACATCCGGCCCAATCTGGGCGTGCGCATCAAGCTGGCGGCCAAGGGTTCCGGCCTGTGGCAGGAGTCCGCGGGGGACAAGTCCGTCTTTGGCCTGAACGCCGCGCAGGTGGTGGATGTGGTGGACAAGCTGAAGCAGATGGATTCCCTGGACTGCCTGAAACTGCTCCATTACCACCAGGGGTCCCAGATTCCGAATATTTCCGTGGTCCGCGAGGGGCTGACGGAGGCCGCCCGCATTTACGTGGACCTGGTGAAGGAAGGCGCGCCGCTGGGAACGCTGGACATGGGCGGTGGCCTGGCCGTGGATTACGACGGGTCCAAGACGAATTTCCATTCCTCCTGCAACTATTCCATTGCGGAGTTCGCCCGTGACGTGGTGGAGGTGGTGGGGGACATGTGCACCAAGTACGAGGTGCCCCATCCCACGCTGGTGACGGAGTCCGGCCGCGCCGTGGTGGCGTATTATTCCGTGCTGGTGTTTAACGTGCTGGACGTGACCAGCGCGCCGGGCGAGGAACCTCCCCCGGATTTGCCGGAGGATGCTCCGGAGTTGCTGAAGGCTTTTGCGGATACGGACCGGACCCTGGCCAGGAAGAATATGCAGGAGTGCTACAATGACGCCTGCTATTACCGGGACCAGCTGCGCGCCCAGTTCTTTTACGGGAATGCCACCCTGCGTCAGCGCGGGCTGGGAGAGGCCTATTACTGGCACATCCTGAGCCGCATTTCCCGCATGCTGGCGGAGATGGAAACCATTCCGGAAGACCTCCGGGAGCTTTCCTGCTCCATGGTGGACTTTTATTACGGCAATTTTTCCCTGTTCCAGTCCCTGCCGGATTCCTGGGCCATACGCCAGCTTTTCCCCGTGATGCCTCTGCACCGCCTGAATGAACGGCCCACGAACAAGGCCGTGCTGGCGGACATCACCTGTGACTGCGACGGGAAGATAGACCATTTCATCGACCGGGAGGACGTGGCTACCGCGCTTCCGCTGCATGCCATCAAGCCCGGCGAGGATGATTACTACATCGGCGTGTTCCTGGTGGGCGCCTATCAGGAGACCCTGGGGGACCTGCACAACCTGCTGGGGGATACGAATGTGGTGGGCGTGCACCTGGAAGGGGGACGCCCTGTTTATACGCATGAGGTGGAGGGGGATACCGTGGCGGACGTCCTCTCCTACGTGGAGTATGACCCCAAGGAGCTGATCAACAAGTTCCGCACGTTTGCGGAACAGGCGGTGGCGGATGGGAAAATATCTCCGTCCGAACGCCGGAGGGCCCTGGAAGTGTTCCGTTCCGGCCTGAACGGCTACACCTACTATGAATTATAG